From a region of the Nitrospira sp. genome:
- a CDS encoding multicopper oxidase domain-containing protein, with translation MRSVRSGPKKHSQRRSQAAWKLLLGVMLPSVCVGAFQVASAADLHATAHNQPAWAEQLKGQTIVEDAKEGHVERTAMMERQHQRIMEKINEQLVHDAEAQRTGGQYNNVNMLHQYGAGNQDLLLMSNSGAEPVSAMGGKCPASAPVRSYDVSAINVEITLNMWLDFYPGYMYSLTENIEKVRAEETKNKEARDKEGYDPGGVMNGLQNQFIQPLVLRGNQGDCVKMTLRNQLEGDEEVSLNIHGSSMVMSATGQPATTTNPDSIAAKGKAVEMEWYIPPTQQEGSRQFHSYSNDRELTVMGLFGSFVIEPKGSEYLEPLGTGDPKPTKSGWQAIIKNGSGPDFREFVLFYHEVGDEAFRPLNKKGDFIPQRDPLTDVYRPVARALNYRSEPFGVDNMQTQHEYFGFEDESMAYSAYTFGDPATTIPRSYLGDPAKFRLVHGGSEVFHSHHPHGGAIRWPRSPRAIDEMPLWHAAKNGPVKYPVIRTKSDRVDVEVIGPSETMDLETECGSGLCQQLAGDFLFHCHVAHHYIAGMWGYWRVYNTIQQGANHNDVMPDLLELPDRKGRIKVGVTSDELIGKTVDWFGKQFKIVEKGKTDWKADPAIVTLKDWVEMQFPPQGLPGHKKDERDQTRSYDASVLNWGWQGTRAMTEPENTVPNPRYQSTHPGERLPIVFEPLTGKVSWPHLKPHFGRRVPFSKGHNPSPWLEMIHLEEDGQPSSYPAKPGENGRWSLCPENAGSKKYNVHFIHTPMMLADKQGDTPAIMDEGGLIYVLHEEEAAIRKNNDLRFPLVVRSNIYDCVDWMLTSEWDDDDFGNFHASKVNTHWHFLQFDNQSSDGVITGFSNEQSVRPFTMLEKKTDKGLPLPLNTIFTKAGKKGDRVITLKNAAQYHPGIEILIGADNVGGNEVGRIQSIKGNEITLVRPLKNDHPVKDIVTVEFVRQRFWVDSDVGTVFWHDHALGRITWGHGGFGTMLVEPVGSTYHNPKTGAPIRSGPLADIRTAEPVGYGVNGSFRELLVQLNDSVPHTINIVTAGNPPGQPVEVALEAGKTISFPIPDHIKMTPMPFLNGGTHTTGGGLNFRAEPISGRLKANPDTSKLFSSAVHGDPYTPMLRAYLGDTVVFRLLQTMTNESMVWTLSGHTYLTERYAGDANRKNSIHVGIAERYDLVIPQAGGPRLQAGDYIHFNGRSSKFSEGAWGILRVLDKDVADLQKLPAGYSGRNVIPAAPPVCPADAPVKHFNVSAIDFPSMKLNPKAPDAIEVDFERTIQMVNPEAKIYVLDEDVATVASGLQPMPLTLRANVGDCLKVKLSNKMKQGRASFSALGLAFDPKDSLGANVGNNPGEQTVAPGESRLYTYYADPFIGETASLVWDWGNVMTNPRNGLYGGIVIGPKGATYRDPKTGADISTKNSWVADVIVDRTIQGYEHRQNYRDVALFFQDEDNIIGTSFMPYVQNTAGLTAVNYRSEPYKFREASGCSLGKVFQPCSVDKPESIATPLIEAHAGDPVRIHVFGASNEQNGMFSVEKHEWPIEPFMRGADQISVVEFSASESLDAFIPAAGGSFRQPGDYVWSNQRLPYAQSGQWGLLKVLPADDQRILPLSQQAPSVKRAGSESGEAHASKTSHLIQ, from the coding sequence ATGAGATCGGTACGTAGCGGGCCTAAGAAACACAGTCAGCGCAGGTCCCAAGCGGCCTGGAAGCTCCTGTTGGGAGTCATGCTTCCATCGGTCTGTGTCGGGGCGTTCCAGGTAGCTTCGGCGGCGGATCTGCATGCGACTGCGCATAATCAGCCGGCATGGGCTGAGCAGTTGAAGGGGCAGACCATTGTCGAGGATGCGAAGGAAGGGCATGTCGAGCGCACCGCGATGATGGAGCGTCAGCACCAGCGCATCATGGAGAAGATCAACGAGCAGTTGGTCCATGATGCCGAGGCGCAGCGCACCGGCGGCCAGTACAACAACGTCAACATGTTGCACCAGTACGGGGCCGGGAACCAGGATTTGTTGTTGATGTCGAACAGCGGCGCCGAGCCCGTCTCCGCGATGGGCGGGAAGTGTCCGGCCAGTGCGCCGGTTCGCAGCTACGATGTGTCGGCCATCAATGTGGAAATCACCTTGAACATGTGGCTCGATTTCTATCCTGGCTACATGTACTCGCTGACCGAGAACATTGAGAAGGTCCGCGCCGAAGAGACGAAGAACAAGGAAGCGCGGGACAAGGAAGGCTACGATCCGGGCGGCGTCATGAACGGGTTGCAGAATCAGTTCATTCAGCCGCTGGTCCTTCGCGGCAACCAGGGCGATTGCGTGAAGATGACCCTCCGCAATCAGCTGGAAGGCGATGAAGAAGTCAGCTTGAACATCCATGGTTCAAGCATGGTCATGTCGGCCACGGGACAGCCGGCCACGACCACCAATCCCGACAGCATTGCGGCCAAGGGCAAGGCTGTGGAGATGGAATGGTATATCCCCCCGACTCAGCAGGAGGGCAGCCGCCAGTTCCATTCCTACAGCAACGATCGTGAGTTGACTGTGATGGGCCTCTTCGGATCCTTCGTGATCGAACCGAAGGGATCTGAATACCTCGAACCGCTCGGAACGGGCGACCCCAAGCCGACCAAGAGCGGCTGGCAGGCGATCATCAAGAACGGCAGCGGCCCGGACTTCCGGGAATTTGTGCTGTTCTATCATGAGGTCGGCGACGAAGCGTTCCGTCCATTGAACAAGAAGGGCGACTTCATCCCGCAGCGCGATCCGCTCACCGACGTGTATCGTCCGGTGGCCCGCGCGTTGAACTATCGGAGCGAACCGTTCGGCGTCGATAACATGCAGACGCAGCACGAATACTTCGGTTTCGAAGATGAGTCGATGGCCTACAGCGCCTATACGTTCGGCGATCCGGCCACGACCATTCCGCGCAGCTACCTCGGTGACCCGGCCAAGTTCCGGCTGGTCCACGGTGGTTCCGAAGTGTTCCACTCGCACCATCCGCACGGTGGCGCGATTCGTTGGCCGCGGAGTCCGCGCGCCATCGACGAAATGCCCTTGTGGCATGCGGCGAAGAACGGTCCCGTCAAGTATCCCGTGATCCGGACCAAGTCCGATCGCGTCGACGTGGAAGTCATCGGTCCGTCCGAGACCATGGATCTGGAAACCGAGTGCGGCTCCGGTCTGTGCCAGCAGTTGGCTGGAGACTTCCTCTTCCACTGCCACGTGGCGCATCACTACATCGCGGGCATGTGGGGCTACTGGCGTGTCTACAACACCATTCAGCAGGGCGCGAATCACAATGACGTGATGCCGGACCTGCTGGAGTTGCCGGACCGCAAGGGCCGCATCAAGGTGGGTGTCACGTCGGACGAGTTGATCGGCAAGACCGTCGATTGGTTCGGCAAGCAGTTCAAGATCGTGGAGAAGGGCAAGACCGACTGGAAGGCTGATCCGGCCATCGTGACGCTGAAGGACTGGGTGGAAATGCAATTCCCACCGCAGGGTCTTCCGGGTCATAAGAAGGATGAGCGCGATCAGACCCGCTCCTATGACGCGAGCGTGCTGAATTGGGGCTGGCAGGGTACTCGCGCCATGACCGAGCCTGAGAACACGGTGCCGAATCCGCGGTATCAATCGACCCATCCGGGCGAGCGGTTGCCGATCGTGTTCGAGCCGTTGACCGGTAAGGTCTCCTGGCCGCACTTGAAGCCGCACTTCGGTCGCCGCGTGCCATTCTCAAAGGGCCACAACCCATCCCCCTGGTTGGAAATGATCCACCTCGAGGAAGATGGCCAGCCGAGTTCCTATCCCGCCAAGCCGGGTGAGAACGGACGCTGGAGCCTGTGCCCGGAGAATGCCGGCTCGAAGAAATACAACGTGCACTTCATCCATACGCCGATGATGCTCGCCGACAAGCAGGGCGACACCCCGGCCATCATGGACGAAGGCGGGTTGATCTATGTGTTACATGAAGAGGAAGCGGCCATTCGCAAGAACAACGACCTGCGGTTCCCGTTGGTCGTGCGGTCGAACATCTATGATTGCGTCGATTGGATGTTGACCAGCGAGTGGGATGACGACGACTTCGGCAATTTCCACGCGTCGAAGGTCAACACCCACTGGCACTTCCTGCAGTTCGACAATCAGTCGTCGGACGGCGTGATCACCGGCTTCTCGAACGAACAGTCGGTGCGCCCGTTCACGATGTTGGAAAAGAAAACGGACAAGGGCTTGCCCTTGCCCCTGAACACCATCTTCACGAAGGCGGGAAAGAAGGGCGATCGCGTGATCACCCTGAAGAACGCCGCGCAGTATCATCCTGGCATCGAAATTCTCATCGGCGCGGATAACGTCGGCGGGAATGAAGTCGGACGGATTCAGTCGATCAAGGGCAACGAGATCACGCTCGTTCGGCCGTTGAAGAACGATCATCCTGTGAAGGATATCGTGACGGTGGAATTTGTCCGACAGCGGTTCTGGGTGGATTCCGATGTGGGCACCGTGTTCTGGCACGACCATGCGTTGGGCCGGATTACCTGGGGCCACGGCGGATTCGGGACGATGCTGGTTGAGCCGGTCGGTTCGACCTATCACAATCCGAAGACCGGTGCGCCGATCCGGAGCGGTCCGTTGGCGGACATCCGCACCGCGGAGCCTGTGGGCTACGGGGTGAACGGCAGCTTCCGTGAGTTGTTGGTGCAGTTGAACGATAGCGTGCCGCACACGATCAACATCGTGACCGCGGGGAATCCTCCGGGTCAGCCGGTGGAAGTGGCCCTGGAAGCGGGGAAGACGATCTCGTTCCCGATTCCTGACCATATCAAGATGACGCCGATGCCGTTCCTGAACGGCGGTACCCACACGACGGGCGGCGGTCTCAACTTCAGAGCAGAGCCGATCAGCGGACGCCTGAAGGCCAATCCGGATACGTCGAAGCTCTTCAGCAGCGCTGTACATGGCGATCCGTACACCCCGATGCTACGAGCCTACCTGGGGGATACGGTCGTGTTCCGGTTGTTGCAGACCATGACCAATGAAAGCATGGTCTGGACGCTGTCCGGTCATACCTACCTCACGGAACGGTATGCCGGCGATGCAAACCGGAAGAACTCAATCCATGTCGGTATCGCGGAACGATACGACCTGGTCATTCCGCAAGCAGGCGGACCACGCTTGCAGGCGGGTGACTACATTCACTTCAATGGTCGTTCGTCTAAGTTCTCGGAAGGCGCTTGGGGTATTTTGCGCGTCCTCGATAAGGACGTGGCGGATCTCCAGAAGTTGCCTGCCGGATACAGCGGGCGCAATGTGATTCCCGCAGCACCACCCGTGTGTCCTGCCGATGCGCCGGTGAAGCATTTCAATGTGTCGGCGATCGATTTCCCGTCGATGAAGTTGAACCCGAAGGCTCCTGATGCCATCGAGGTCGACTTCGAGCGGACCATTCAGATGGTCAATCCCGAAGCCAAGATCTACGTCTTGGATGAGGATGTGGCGACGGTGGCGTCCGGCCTTCAGCCGATGCCGCTGACGTTGCGCGCAAACGTCGGGGACTGTCTCAAGGTCAAGTTGAGCAATAAGATGAAGCAGGGCCGTGCGTCGTTCTCGGCGCTGGGTCTCGCGTTTGATCCGAAGGATTCCCTGGGTGCGAACGTCGGCAACAATCCGGGCGAGCAAACGGTCGCGCCGGGTGAGAGCCGCCTGTACACCTACTATGCCGATCCGTTCATCGGAGAGACTGCGTCTCTGGTGTGGGATTGGGGGAATGTCATGACCAATCCGCGTAACGGGTTGTATGGCGGTATTGTGATCGGACCCAAGGGGGCGACCTATCGCGATCCGAAGACCGGTGCGGACATTTCCACGAAGAACAGCTGGGTCGCCGATGTCATCGTGGACCGGACGATCCAGGGCTACGAACATCGCCAGAACTATCGCGATGTGGCGCTGTTCTTCCAAGACGAAGACAACATCATCGGAACGAGCTTCATGCCCTACGTGCAAAACACGGCGGGACTGACGGCCGTGAACTACCGTTCGGAACCCTATAAGTTCCGTGAAGCCAGCGGATGCTCGCTGGGCAAGGTGTTCCAGCCCTGCTCGGTGGACAAGCCGGAAAGCATTGCCACGCCGCTCATCGAAGCGCATGCGGGAGATCCCGTGCGCATCCATGTGTTCGGTGCGAGCAATGAACAGAACGGCATGTTCAGTGTGGAAAAACATGAATGGCCGATCGAGCCGTTCATGCGCGGCGCCGATCAGATCAGCGTCGTGGAGTTCTCGGCGTCGGAATCGCTGGATGCCTTCATCCCTGCCGCAGGCGGAAGCTTCCGTCAGCCGGGGGATTATGTGTGGAGCAACCAGCGGTTGCCCTATGCCCAATCGGGTCAATGGGGTCTGTTGAAGGTGTTGCCGGCGGATGATCAACGGATTCTGCCGTTGAGCCAGCAGGCACCTTCCGTCAAGCGGGCGGGATCTGAGTCCGGAGAGGCACACGCCTCCAAGACGTCACATCTCATCCAATAA
- a CDS encoding sigma-54-dependent Fis family transcriptional regulator produces MGIAGKILIVDDEQDALDNCRRILSRGPYDCLTECNPTRALDVIQRERPGLILTDLRMPELDGIEVLAAAKRFDPSVQVVLLTAHATVQTAVTSMRYGAFDYITKPYTSSDLLQVARRAFGEDGEEAAATQSRAEAAVSFDQSRSGKRTGLSRVIGESPAMESVFSLIDKVAPTHSNVLVYGESGTGKELVARAIHDASLRADRPFIPVDCVSLPDTLLESELFGHEKGAFTGAHVSKPGLFEVAAGGTVFLDEVSGMSQTLQSRLLRVLQERQMRRVGGIRFLDIDVRVIAASNQDLEAACRRGEFREDLYYRLNVIPIVLPPLRSREGDIPILAREFLRRFMKQQGTALGFVPDLDPTATELLCGYAWPGNVRELQNVIERAAVLADGPLITGDHLPERLRQAAIDEAGLGEAGSFKHAKQVAVTTFERSFLLELLKRNDGHMGRAAREAGVDRKTVERMVKKHGLRELL; encoded by the coding sequence ATGGGGATTGCAGGAAAAATCCTGATCGTCGATGACGAACAGGATGCGCTCGATAATTGTCGCCGGATTCTCAGTCGTGGGCCCTATGATTGTCTGACCGAATGTAATCCCACCCGCGCGCTCGACGTGATTCAGCGCGAGCGGCCCGGGCTGATCCTCACGGATTTGCGCATGCCCGAACTCGACGGGATTGAAGTGTTGGCTGCGGCCAAACGCTTTGATCCCTCGGTGCAGGTCGTGCTGTTGACGGCCCATGCCACGGTGCAGACGGCGGTCACCTCCATGCGGTACGGCGCGTTCGATTACATTACCAAGCCGTATACGAGCTCCGACCTCCTGCAAGTGGCCCGGCGCGCGTTCGGTGAAGATGGGGAGGAAGCTGCCGCGACGCAGAGCAGGGCAGAAGCGGCTGTTTCGTTTGACCAGAGCCGGTCCGGAAAGCGGACGGGTCTGTCCCGCGTCATCGGGGAGAGCCCGGCGATGGAATCGGTCTTCAGTCTGATCGACAAGGTGGCGCCGACGCATTCCAACGTGCTGGTCTATGGGGAAAGCGGAACGGGAAAGGAACTGGTCGCGCGCGCGATTCACGACGCCAGCTTGCGGGCGGATCGCCCGTTCATTCCGGTGGACTGCGTCTCGTTACCCGACACGCTCCTGGAGTCGGAACTGTTTGGTCATGAAAAGGGCGCCTTCACCGGCGCACATGTCTCCAAGCCGGGATTGTTCGAAGTGGCGGCGGGCGGGACCGTCTTTCTGGACGAGGTCAGCGGGATGAGCCAGACCCTGCAGTCGCGGCTGTTACGCGTCTTGCAGGAGCGGCAGATGCGGCGAGTCGGCGGCATCCGGTTTTTGGACATCGATGTGCGGGTGATCGCGGCGTCAAACCAGGATCTTGAAGCCGCCTGCCGGCGAGGGGAATTTCGCGAAGACCTCTACTACCGCCTGAATGTCATTCCGATTGTGTTGCCGCCCTTGCGAAGCCGGGAGGGTGATATTCCGATTCTGGCACGAGAATTTTTGCGGCGATTCATGAAGCAGCAGGGTACGGCCCTGGGATTCGTGCCGGATCTGGACCCTACCGCGACGGAGTTGCTGTGCGGCTATGCCTGGCCGGGGAATGTGCGCGAGTTGCAAAATGTCATCGAACGGGCTGCCGTATTGGCCGACGGTCCACTGATTACGGGCGACCATTTGCCTGAACGGTTGCGCCAGGCCGCCATTGACGAGGCGGGACTCGGGGAGGCCGGCTCCTTCAAGCATGCGAAGCAGGTGGCGGTCACGACCTTCGAGCGGAGTTTTCTGCTTGAACTCCTGAAGCGGAACGATGGTCACATGGGGCGAGCGGCTCGAGAGGCCGGGGTCGATCGGAAGACCGTCGAGCGAATGGTGAAAAAACATGGGCTGCGCGAACTGCTCTAG
- a CDS encoding HAMP domain-containing protein — MTIRTIKGRIVLAIVLVGCIPLLIGLVLAYMSGMQSLRDVIGGNLQAVAIQAADRVTMLVQSEIQAARLLGSAPLRVRQPVEAANASYPQDPKATERIIHTRTQVWEKGKDAAAQLLHRDLSRFLLDTKVRSGDKLVGLLIVDQYGALVASSSEPDHYSFSGEPWWEAVRAGGIDHVYLSGMMPAQVGSFRTPEETFDIAVPILDDRHHTVIGAVKASYRFDTLFGMINQIRIGQTGHAMLFNAAGDPLVCPILPRQAHRIPGQLMAMIVSAVPGWGIADDDGHGGTDTVVGFAPVTGLMLPDNTWHIFVRQQPVESYAPIRDQLRNLAAIGLVMIGLLWAMSRYVATRIARPIQVLKTGVEAISRGTYDGPLDVRTGDEFEELAVAVHRMADRLQASRTELESLNAELTHRVEEKTAEITRQMRKLELSERLATLGKVASGIAHEINNPLSIILNRIECMEADAAQSNVPEEVTRDLITIRSQAERISRVTRSILTFSRGTVSMLKPLDLNCVARTCVTMARERVAALSVRIEAELAPELPPVMGDRDRLETVLLNVLNNAIDAVIARGDQGVVTVRTAWMQLNGDEWVRVSVSDNGPGVPATIADRIFDPFFTTKPAGQGTGLGLFLSYGIVSDHRGRIEVRNDTVGAVFDVYLPAVGLGERVHEGVPWGLQEKS, encoded by the coding sequence ATGACGATTCGTACCATCAAGGGCCGTATTGTACTCGCCATTGTGCTGGTGGGCTGCATCCCGTTGTTGATCGGGCTGGTGCTCGCCTATATGTCCGGGATGCAGTCGCTGCGTGATGTGATCGGCGGCAATCTGCAAGCGGTGGCGATCCAAGCTGCCGACCGGGTGACGATGCTCGTGCAAAGCGAGATCCAAGCCGCTCGACTGCTGGGGTCAGCTCCATTGCGGGTCCGCCAGCCGGTTGAAGCGGCCAACGCCTCCTATCCCCAAGACCCGAAGGCCACCGAGCGCATCATTCACACCCGCACGCAGGTGTGGGAAAAGGGGAAGGACGCCGCCGCGCAACTCCTCCATCGAGACCTGTCGCGGTTTCTGCTCGATACGAAGGTCAGAAGCGGCGACAAACTCGTCGGGTTGTTGATCGTCGACCAATACGGCGCGCTGGTCGCGTCGAGTTCAGAGCCGGACCATTACTCATTCAGCGGGGAGCCCTGGTGGGAAGCGGTGCGCGCCGGCGGCATCGACCATGTCTATCTCAGCGGCATGATGCCCGCACAGGTCGGGTCGTTTCGCACGCCGGAAGAAACGTTCGATATTGCCGTCCCCATCCTCGATGACCGGCATCATACGGTGATCGGCGCCGTCAAAGCCTCCTACCGGTTCGATACCCTCTTCGGCATGATCAATCAGATCCGAATCGGGCAGACCGGTCATGCCATGCTGTTCAATGCGGCAGGCGATCCGCTCGTGTGCCCGATTCTTCCCCGCCAGGCGCATCGTATTCCTGGGCAACTGATGGCCATGATCGTGTCTGCTGTGCCTGGATGGGGCATTGCGGATGACGACGGCCATGGGGGCACGGACACGGTGGTGGGGTTTGCTCCCGTCACTGGACTGATGTTGCCGGATAACACGTGGCACATCTTTGTGCGGCAGCAGCCCGTGGAAAGTTATGCGCCCATCCGCGATCAGCTGAGAAATCTGGCGGCAATCGGTCTGGTCATGATCGGGCTCCTGTGGGCCATGAGTCGGTATGTGGCGACGAGAATTGCCAGACCGATCCAGGTGTTGAAGACGGGCGTCGAAGCGATCAGCCGCGGCACCTACGATGGACCGCTCGATGTCAGAACCGGCGATGAATTCGAGGAACTGGCCGTCGCGGTGCACCGCATGGCCGATCGGTTGCAGGCGTCCCGTACAGAGTTGGAGTCGTTGAATGCCGAGCTGACCCATCGAGTCGAAGAAAAGACGGCCGAGATTACGCGGCAGATGCGAAAGCTGGAGCTATCGGAACGGTTGGCGACGCTGGGCAAGGTCGCCAGCGGCATCGCCCATGAAATCAACAATCCGTTGAGCATCATTTTGAACCGAATTGAGTGCATGGAGGCCGATGCGGCGCAGTCCAACGTGCCGGAGGAGGTCACTCGCGATCTGATCACGATTCGCTCGCAGGCTGAACGGATCTCCCGGGTGACACGCAGTATCTTGACCTTCTCTCGCGGGACCGTGTCGATGTTGAAACCGCTGGATTTGAACTGCGTGGCACGAACCTGCGTGACCATGGCGAGGGAGCGTGTGGCGGCGCTCTCTGTCCGTATCGAGGCGGAACTGGCGCCGGAGTTGCCCCCGGTGATGGGAGACCGCGATCGATTGGAAACGGTGTTGCTGAATGTGCTCAATAACGCCATTGACGCCGTGATTGCCCGTGGCGATCAGGGTGTGGTGACAGTGCGTACCGCCTGGATGCAGCTCAATGGGGACGAGTGGGTGCGAGTCAGCGTATCGGACAACGGGCCGGGAGTTCCGGCCACCATCGCGGACCGTATTTTCGATCCCTTTTTTACCACCAAACCGGCCGGCCAGGGGACGGGCTTGGGGTTATTTCTGAGCTATGGAATTGTCTCGGACCATCGCGGGCGCATCGAGGTGCGCAACGATACAGTGGGCGCCGTCTTCGATGTGTATCTGCCGGCGGTGGGGCTCGGCGAGCGAGTCCATGAAGGAGTGCCATGGGGATTGCAGGAAAAATCCTGA
- a CDS encoding PepSY domain-containing protein, whose translation MSRGGSERMVRLAHRWLGMAALGFVLLSVVTGLLWADAKFLYWDDHYKEKVRPTVGPAVEKATLPVDRAILAAKEAVGGQALVEQVLLRSDFGHVLYELKLRVEGVPTTLLLDAISGERLSPIPADLAPVIAQQYVRTPATVTGVELERYTPRKKKRAQDAVRVRFDDPDATEIVLDRQTGEILEDEGRWRRVHFAVMQLHQLNFFGFEKTLLNIPGVPILLMSLSGCLLWILHRARMRRAQSVPAARDTAILPARSTGEPKEVPPLS comes from the coding sequence GTGAGCCGCGGCGGATCTGAACGGATGGTGAGGCTGGCTCATCGCTGGCTCGGCATGGCAGCGTTGGGCTTTGTCCTGCTCTCGGTTGTCACCGGACTCTTGTGGGCGGATGCGAAGTTTCTCTACTGGGATGACCATTATAAGGAGAAGGTCCGTCCGACTGTTGGCCCTGCCGTAGAAAAGGCGACGCTGCCGGTGGATCGTGCGATCCTCGCCGCCAAAGAGGCTGTCGGGGGGCAGGCATTGGTCGAGCAGGTGTTGTTGCGATCGGATTTTGGTCATGTGTTGTATGAACTCAAATTGCGGGTTGAGGGGGTGCCGACCACGCTCTTGCTCGATGCCATCAGCGGCGAGCGCCTGTCGCCGATTCCGGCGGATCTGGCGCCGGTGATTGCACAGCAGTATGTGCGGACACCGGCAACGGTGACGGGCGTGGAACTCGAGCGCTATACGCCCCGCAAGAAAAAGCGCGCGCAGGATGCGGTGCGTGTTCGGTTCGACGATCCCGATGCCACGGAGATCGTGCTGGATCGGCAGACGGGGGAGATCCTGGAAGACGAAGGGCGCTGGCGACGCGTGCATTTTGCGGTGATGCAACTCCACCAGTTGAACTTCTTCGGGTTTGAAAAGACGCTGCTGAACATTCCCGGCGTGCCCATTCTCTTGATGAGTCTCTCGGGCTGTCTGTTGTGGATCTTGCATCGTGCCAGAATGCGGCGTGCGCAATCGGTCCCGGCTGCCAGGGATACGGCGATATTGCCTGCCCGTTCGACGGGCGAACCCAAGGAGGTGCCACCCCTGTCGTGA
- a CDS encoding DUF4198 domain-containing protein, with product MKWNIVNRGLWGIVVVAGLLEVVPAEAHFVWVETEATAPADQGQPVKVYFGEYAEFLREERGGRLDSIDGVTLRVQDSKRGKTDVPLTKQVNHFAGAISSCLPGRNAVVAEQANAPVQDLRKHDLGIVKPMFYARTYFVCLEEGRVNEHERDHSTPLALDLIPLTTGLNLASGRVTPVPGGEIVVKAIFNGQRLPATQVLVHAPNGWDKELKTDAEGIVSFTPLWPGRYVLEMIHVEKTPGEFAGTAYEALRHRSTLALQVRAERPAEQ from the coding sequence ATGAAGTGGAACATCGTTAATCGTGGATTGTGGGGCATCGTCGTGGTCGCAGGGTTGTTGGAAGTTGTTCCGGCAGAGGCCCATTTCGTCTGGGTGGAGACGGAAGCCACGGCTCCGGCTGACCAGGGACAACCAGTGAAGGTGTATTTCGGTGAATATGCCGAATTTCTACGCGAAGAGCGTGGTGGCAGGCTCGATTCCATCGACGGCGTGACCCTGCGCGTGCAGGATTCGAAGCGCGGGAAGACTGACGTTCCGCTGACCAAGCAGGTGAACCACTTTGCCGGGGCCATCTCATCCTGTCTGCCGGGTCGGAATGCGGTGGTTGCGGAACAGGCGAACGCGCCGGTGCAGGATCTTCGCAAGCATGACCTCGGCATCGTCAAGCCGATGTTCTATGCACGGACCTATTTCGTCTGCTTGGAAGAGGGTCGAGTTAACGAACATGAGCGAGATCATTCGACGCCGCTGGCGCTGGACCTGATTCCGCTCACGACCGGGCTGAATTTGGCGTCGGGCCGTGTCACTCCGGTGCCGGGTGGCGAGATCGTGGTGAAAGCGATCTTCAACGGGCAACGTTTGCCCGCAACGCAGGTGCTGGTGCATGCGCCCAACGGCTGGGACAAGGAGTTGAAAACGGATGCCGAGGGCATTGTGTCCTTCACGCCGCTGTGGCCAGGCCGGTATGTGTTGGAGATGATTCATGTCGAAAAAACTCCGGGTGAGTTCGCGGGGACGGCCTATGAGGCCTTGCGCCATCGCAGCACGCTGGCGCTGCAGGTGAGGGCCGAGCGCCCCGCGGAGCAATAA